One genomic segment of Paraburkholderia caffeinilytica includes these proteins:
- the dnaJ gene encoding molecular chaperone DnaJ: MAKRDYYEVLGVAKNASDDEIKKAYRKLAMKHHPDRNPGNKDAEEHFKEVKEAYEMLSDSQKRAAYDQYGHAGVDPNMGGAGAQGFGGFADAFGDIFGDIFGQAAGGAARGGAGRAGPQVYRGADLRYSMEITLEQAAHGYDTQIRVPSWVSCEICHGSGAKPGTKPETCPTCSGSGSVRMSQGFFSIQQTCPKCHGTGTYIPEPCGHCHGAGKVKETKTLEVKIPAGIDDGMRIRSAGNGEPGINGGPSGDLYVEIHIKQHSVFERDGDDLHCQMPIPFTTAALGGEIEVPTLAGRASFTVPEGTQSGKTFRLRGKGIKGLRSSIAGDLYVHVQVETPVKLTEPQRELLQQFEKALVEGGARHSPQSKSWFDRVKSFFD; the protein is encoded by the coding sequence ATGGCGAAACGGGATTACTACGAGGTTCTGGGCGTCGCAAAGAACGCGAGCGACGACGAAATCAAGAAGGCTTATCGCAAGCTTGCGATGAAGCACCACCCCGACCGCAATCCGGGCAACAAGGATGCGGAAGAGCATTTCAAAGAGGTGAAGGAAGCCTATGAAATGCTGTCGGACTCGCAAAAGCGTGCCGCGTACGATCAGTACGGCCACGCGGGCGTCGATCCGAACATGGGCGGAGCCGGGGCGCAAGGCTTCGGCGGTTTTGCCGATGCGTTCGGCGATATTTTCGGCGACATCTTCGGCCAGGCAGCCGGCGGTGCCGCACGCGGCGGTGCCGGCCGTGCCGGTCCGCAGGTGTATCGCGGCGCCGATTTGCGTTACAGCATGGAAATCACGCTGGAACAGGCCGCGCATGGCTACGACACGCAGATTCGCGTGCCGAGCTGGGTGTCGTGTGAAATCTGTCACGGCTCGGGCGCGAAGCCCGGCACCAAGCCCGAGACCTGCCCGACCTGTAGCGGCTCGGGTTCGGTGCGGATGTCGCAGGGTTTCTTCAGCATCCAGCAGACCTGCCCGAAGTGCCACGGCACCGGCACCTATATCCCCGAACCGTGCGGCCATTGCCATGGCGCGGGCAAGGTGAAGGAAACCAAGACGCTGGAAGTGAAAATCCCGGCAGGCATCGACGACGGCATGCGTATCCGCTCGGCCGGCAACGGCGAGCCGGGTATCAACGGCGGTCCGTCGGGCGATCTGTACGTCGAGATTCACATCAAGCAGCACTCGGTGTTCGAGCGCGACGGCGACGATCTGCATTGCCAGATGCCGATTCCGTTTACCACGGCGGCACTCGGCGGCGAAATCGAAGTGCCGACCCTCGCGGGCCGTGCAAGCTTCACGGTGCCGGAAGGTACGCAATCGGGCAAGACGTTCCGTCTGCGTGGCAAGGGTATCAAGGGGCTGCGTTCGAGCATTGCAGGCGATCTTTACGTGCACGTGCAAGTCGAAACCCCGGTCAAGCTCACCGAGCCGCAGCGCGAGTTGCTTCAGCAATTCGAGAAGGCGCTCGTGGAAGGCGGCGCGCGGCATAGCCCGCAGAGCAAGAGCTGGTTCGATCGGGTGAAGAGCTTTTTCGATTAA
- the pabB gene encoding aminodeoxychorismate synthase component I — translation MTADERDAVFALLDDCDATAARRSSRLYTGFVHGRSCAAPAQLEAVCETVAADTRRGLHAVVLADYEFGRHLLDGGLPHRALKETQRGDATLRFLLFERCEKLSRDEVDAWLMARDGAAADASVAGTANVRASVDPKQFNEAIDAIHAALRAGDSYQVNYTYRLGFDVFGSPTTLYRRLRARQPVPYGALIALPGDEWVLSCSPELFIEKEGAMLRARPMKGTAPRSADPDADRNAADFLANDPKNRAENVMIVDLLRNDLSRVAQTGSVNVPALFSVEPYASVWQMTSTVHATLRAGTSFAEILRALFPCGSITGAPKHRTMQLIEALESTPRGLYTGAIGWLDAPAPTLTAADTLPATASENTCGDFCLSVAIRTLTLKPAATPGALKGTMGVGAGIVLDSVAADEYAECQLKASFLTGAEPGFELFETMHATQEEGVRHLSRHLARLSASAATLGFKLGDENEIRAQITEKCAALPTQTPHRMRLALSKNGAVHITAAVLTPLADSTVGVLLGPDHQFPATDANDPLLRHKTTRRAEYDRGWREAEARGAFDTLFFNERGELTEGGRSNVFVKLAGRWWTPPLESGVLPGIMRGVLLEDPGLHAAERVLTRVDVQNAEALLVCNALRGAVRAHVLG, via the coding sequence ATGACGGCAGATGAGCGCGACGCAGTGTTCGCGTTGCTCGACGATTGCGACGCGACGGCGGCGCGCCGTTCGAGTCGTCTGTACACGGGTTTTGTGCATGGACGGAGTTGCGCTGCGCCCGCGCAACTCGAAGCCGTGTGCGAGACCGTGGCCGCGGACACGCGGCGTGGTTTGCATGCCGTCGTGCTCGCCGACTACGAGTTTGGCCGGCATCTTCTCGACGGCGGCCTTCCTCACCGGGCATTGAAAGAAACGCAGCGTGGCGATGCCACGCTGCGTTTTTTATTGTTCGAACGTTGCGAGAAGCTATCGCGCGACGAGGTCGACGCCTGGCTCATGGCGCGCGACGGCGCAGCAGCCGACGCGTCGGTAGCAGGGACCGCAAACGTGCGTGCGAGCGTCGATCCAAAGCAATTCAACGAAGCGATCGACGCGATCCATGCCGCCCTGCGCGCGGGCGATTCTTACCAGGTCAACTATACGTATCGGCTGGGTTTCGACGTATTCGGCTCGCCGACCACGCTGTATCGGCGCCTGCGAGCGCGTCAGCCGGTTCCCTACGGCGCGTTGATCGCGTTGCCGGGCGACGAGTGGGTGCTGTCGTGCTCGCCGGAATTGTTCATCGAGAAGGAAGGCGCCATGTTGCGCGCCCGTCCGATGAAAGGCACGGCGCCACGGTCGGCAGATCCTGACGCGGATCGCAATGCCGCCGACTTCCTCGCGAACGACCCGAAGAATCGCGCCGAGAACGTGATGATTGTCGACCTGTTGCGCAACGATCTGTCGCGCGTGGCGCAAACCGGCTCGGTCAATGTGCCGGCGCTGTTTTCGGTTGAGCCGTATGCGTCGGTTTGGCAGATGACGTCGACGGTGCATGCGACGTTGCGCGCCGGCACGTCTTTCGCCGAGATCCTGCGCGCACTGTTTCCCTGCGGCTCGATCACCGGCGCGCCGAAGCATCGCACGATGCAGTTGATCGAGGCGCTGGAAAGCACGCCGCGCGGCCTCTATACCGGCGCGATCGGTTGGCTCGACGCGCCCGCCCCCACACTCACTGCTGCCGACACCCTCCCGGCGACTGCAAGCGAAAACACCTGCGGCGACTTTTGCCTGTCCGTCGCCATTCGCACGCTGACCTTGAAGCCGGCTGCGACGCCGGGCGCACTGAAAGGCACGATGGGCGTCGGCGCGGGCATCGTGCTCGACAGCGTCGCCGCCGACGAATATGCGGAGTGCCAATTGAAGGCCAGCTTTCTGACCGGCGCCGAGCCGGGTTTCGAGCTCTTCGAAACGATGCATGCGACGCAGGAAGAGGGGGTGCGGCATCTGTCGCGCCATCTTGCGCGACTCTCGGCGAGCGCCGCGACGCTGGGTTTCAAACTCGGCGATGAAAATGAGATTCGCGCGCAAATCACGGAGAAATGTGCGGCGTTGCCAACGCAGACTCCACATCGCATGCGTCTCGCATTGAGCAAGAACGGCGCGGTACACATAACGGCGGCGGTGCTGACGCCGCTGGCCGACTCGACCGTCGGCGTGTTACTCGGACCGGATCACCAATTCCCTGCGACGGACGCCAACGATCCGCTGCTGCGCCACAAAACCACGCGCCGCGCCGAATATGATCGCGGTTGGCGCGAAGCCGAAGCGAGGGGCGCGTTCGACACGCTGTTCTTCAACGAGCGTGGCGAGTTGACCGAAGGTGGCCGGTCGAACGTGTTTGTGAAGCTGGCGGGACGGTGGTGGACGCCGCCATTGGAGTCGGGCGTGCTGCCCGGGATCATGCGAGGTGTGCTGCTGGAGGATCCCGGTCTTCATGCGGCCGAACGCGTGCTGACTCGAGTCGATGTGCAGAATGCCGAGGCGCTTCTGGTGTGCAACGCACTGCGAGGCGCGGTAAGGGCGCACGTGCTGGGCTAA
- the panB gene encoding 3-methyl-2-oxobutanoate hydroxymethyltransferase → MTYLQEASRNAITVPKLQAMRDAGERIAMLTCYDASFAALLDRSGVDVLLIGDSLGNVLQGQTTTLPVSLTDIAYHTANVARARPSALVVADLPFGTYGTPEDAFRSSVELMRAGAQMVKLEGGEWLVDTVRFLVERSIPVCAHVGLTPQSVHAFGGFKVQGKTDAGASQVLRDSLAVQNAGAQLIVLEAIPTLLGAEVTKQLRIPTIGIGAGVDCSGQVLVLHDMLGIFPGKRPRFVKDFMQGQPTIQAAVEAYVRAVKDGSFPGPEHTF, encoded by the coding sequence ATGACCTATTTGCAGGAAGCGAGCCGGAACGCCATCACCGTGCCGAAACTGCAGGCGATGCGCGACGCAGGCGAAAGAATCGCCATGCTGACCTGTTACGACGCGAGCTTCGCCGCGCTGCTGGATCGCTCGGGCGTCGACGTGCTGTTGATCGGCGACTCGCTCGGCAACGTGCTGCAAGGCCAGACGACCACGCTGCCGGTGTCGCTCACCGACATCGCGTACCACACGGCGAACGTCGCGCGGGCGCGGCCCTCGGCGCTGGTGGTCGCCGACCTGCCGTTCGGCACGTACGGCACGCCGGAGGACGCCTTCAGGAGTTCGGTGGAGCTCATGCGCGCCGGCGCGCAGATGGTGAAACTCGAGGGCGGCGAGTGGCTCGTGGACACGGTGCGCTTTCTGGTCGAACGATCGATTCCAGTGTGCGCGCACGTCGGCCTGACGCCGCAATCGGTGCATGCGTTCGGCGGCTTCAAGGTGCAGGGCAAGACCGACGCCGGCGCGAGCCAGGTGCTGCGCGACTCGCTCGCCGTGCAGAATGCGGGCGCCCAACTGATCGTGCTAGAAGCGATTCCGACGCTGCTCGGCGCTGAAGTCACGAAACAATTGCGGATTCCGACAATCGGCATCGGCGCGGGTGTGGATTGCTCGGGTCAGGTGCTGGTGCTGCACGACATGCTGGGGATTTTCCCAGGCAAGCGGCCGCGCTTCGTGAAAGATTTCATGCAGGGGCAGCCGACTATCCAGGCTGCCGTGGAAGCGTATGTGCGTGCCGTGAAGGACGGCTCGTTCCCCGGGCCTGAGCACACGTTCTGA
- a CDS encoding deoxynucleoside kinase, with product MNSPPLTVTPPHLRPPFGYIAIEGPIGVGKTSLARRLAQRWSMQEVFERPQDNPFLERFYRDTARYALPTQLHFALQRAQQAQNVTAAHVAGTPLIADFLTQKNEIFARLTLQEDEWQLYRALAARLDVSAPAPDFVVYLQASPEVLFARIQKRAVPMELQISDAYLHALCDAYNEFFYHYDRTPVLTVNAEHLNPLDSDADLALLAERIETMRGRKEFFVKGTSL from the coding sequence ATGAATTCGCCGCCGCTCACCGTGACCCCGCCGCATCTGCGGCCGCCCTTTGGCTATATCGCGATCGAAGGGCCGATCGGCGTCGGCAAGACCTCGCTCGCCCGGCGGCTCGCCCAGCGCTGGTCGATGCAGGAGGTGTTCGAGCGGCCGCAGGACAATCCCTTTCTCGAGCGTTTTTATCGCGACACCGCGCGTTATGCGCTGCCCACGCAATTGCACTTCGCCTTGCAGCGCGCACAGCAGGCCCAGAACGTGACGGCCGCGCATGTGGCGGGTACGCCGCTGATCGCCGATTTCCTGACGCAGAAGAACGAGATCTTCGCGCGTCTGACCCTTCAGGAAGACGAGTGGCAGCTTTATCGCGCCCTCGCCGCGCGGCTCGACGTGAGCGCGCCCGCGCCGGATTTCGTGGTCTATCTGCAAGCCAGTCCTGAAGTGCTGTTCGCACGCATCCAGAAGCGCGCCGTGCCAATGGAATTGCAGATTTCCGATGCGTATCTGCACGCGCTCTGCGATGCCTACAACGAGTTTTTCTATCACTACGACCGCACGCCCGTGCTGACGGTCAACGCTGAACACCTGAATCCGCTCGACTCGGACGCGGACCTTGCGCTACTCGCCGAACGCATCGAAACCATGCGCGGCCGCAAGGAATTCTTTGTCAAAGGCACGTCGCTTTAA
- the folK gene encoding 2-amino-4-hydroxy-6-hydroxymethyldihydropteridine diphosphokinase, with protein sequence MTVAYLGLGANLGDARQTLKDAVVCLAQQHTITVLAKSSFYRTAPIDAGGDDYFNCVVKVETTLPVRHLLALCHKIEHQFGRERPFRNAPRTLDLDILLYGDQSIDEADLIVPHPRLTERAFALVPLVEIDAALIIPRYGRAEALLDGVRDQRIEKVKSPCQCPMLNALAAGAPAVDKGRCE encoded by the coding sequence ATGACGGTTGCTTATCTCGGCCTCGGCGCGAATCTCGGGGACGCGCGCCAGACCCTGAAAGACGCGGTGGTGTGCCTCGCCCAACAGCACACCATCACCGTGCTCGCCAAGTCGAGCTTCTATCGCACCGCCCCGATCGACGCGGGCGGCGACGACTATTTCAACTGCGTCGTGAAGGTCGAAACGACGCTCCCCGTGCGGCATCTGCTCGCGCTATGCCACAAGATCGAGCATCAGTTCGGCCGTGAACGGCCGTTTCGCAACGCCCCGCGCACGCTCGATCTGGACATCCTGCTATACGGCGATCAATCGATCGACGAAGCCGATCTGATCGTGCCGCATCCGCGCTTGACCGAGCGCGCCTTTGCACTCGTGCCGCTCGTCGAGATCGACGCGGCGCTGATCATCCCTCGATACGGTCGTGCCGAAGCGCTGCTCGACGGCGTGCGCGATCAACGCATCGAAAAGGTGAAGAGTCCTTGCCAATGTCCCATGCTCAATGCATTGGCAGCCGGCGCCCCGGCTGTGGACAAGGGCCGTTGCGAATGA
- the pcnB gene encoding polynucleotide adenylyltransferase PcnB translates to MIKKLIRKLFGQDSAPADDTPPAEAEADEAGEAPARHASSAAKARRKPARPAAKTVRDPDVPVIIPHDVHGIDQSLISKNAIRVTEGLQEAGHRAFIVGGAVRDLLLGIKPKDFDVATDATPEQVQKLFRRARIIGRRFQIVHVQFGQEIIETSTFRALVDPPAANAAPPRRLKRDELDRRTHAVDASGRVLRDNVWGEQHEDATRRDFTINAMYYDPATQTVLDYHNGMADMRARLLRMIGDPATRYREDPVRMLRVVRFAAKLEFEIEDATRAPIARMADLINNVPAARLFDEMLKLMLSGHALACLKRLRQEGLHHGLLPLLDVVLEQPIGEKFISLALSNTDARVRAGKPVSPGFLFATLLWHDVQTRWQQFEANGEYPVPALHRAMDEVLDMQTEKLAIHKRFSSDMREIWGLQLRLEKRSGRSALKLLEHQRFRAGYDFLLLRCESGELDESVGAWWTEFIEGDVAARETLLTQSGKDRSPRKRRRRSSGARSRKPGDGMEGGTPAERTATDAGHDGSHED, encoded by the coding sequence GTGATCAAAAAACTTATCCGCAAGCTGTTCGGCCAGGACTCGGCGCCCGCTGACGACACCCCGCCCGCCGAGGCCGAAGCAGACGAAGCCGGCGAAGCACCGGCACGCCACGCGTCCAGCGCCGCCAAAGCGCGCCGCAAGCCGGCACGCCCGGCCGCCAAAACCGTGCGCGATCCCGACGTGCCCGTCATCATTCCGCACGACGTGCATGGCATCGATCAGTCGCTGATCTCGAAGAACGCAATTCGCGTCACCGAAGGTTTGCAGGAGGCGGGGCATCGCGCGTTCATCGTCGGCGGTGCGGTACGCGATCTCCTGCTCGGCATCAAGCCCAAAGACTTCGACGTCGCGACCGACGCCACGCCCGAACAGGTGCAAAAGCTGTTCCGCCGCGCCCGCATCATCGGCCGCCGGTTTCAGATCGTGCACGTGCAATTCGGCCAGGAAATCATCGAAACCTCGACGTTCCGCGCGCTGGTCGATCCGCCCGCGGCCAACGCCGCGCCGCCGCGTCGCCTGAAGCGCGACGAGCTCGACCGCCGCACCCACGCGGTGGACGCCAGCGGCCGCGTGCTACGCGACAACGTCTGGGGCGAGCAGCACGAAGACGCCACGCGCCGCGACTTTACGATCAACGCGATGTACTACGATCCGGCCACGCAAACCGTGCTGGACTATCACAACGGCATGGCCGACATGCGCGCGCGCCTGTTGCGCATGATCGGCGATCCGGCCACGCGTTATCGCGAGGATCCGGTGCGCATGCTCCGCGTGGTGCGTTTTGCCGCCAAGCTCGAATTCGAGATCGAAGACGCGACCCGTGCGCCGATCGCCAGAATGGCCGATCTGATCAACAACGTGCCGGCCGCGCGTCTGTTCGACGAGATGCTCAAGCTGATGCTATCGGGCCACGCGCTCGCCTGTTTGAAGCGTCTGCGCCAGGAAGGCCTGCATCACGGTCTGCTGCCGCTGCTCGACGTGGTGCTGGAACAACCCATCGGCGAAAAATTCATCTCGCTCGCGCTCTCCAACACGGACGCCCGCGTGCGCGCCGGCAAGCCGGTTTCGCCGGGTTTCCTGTTCGCCACGCTGCTGTGGCACGACGTCCAGACGCGCTGGCAACAATTTGAAGCAAACGGCGAATACCCGGTACCGGCCCTGCATCGCGCGATGGACGAGGTCCTCGACATGCAAACCGAGAAGCTCGCCATCCACAAGCGCTTTTCGTCGGATATGCGCGAGATCTGGGGTCTGCAGCTGCGCCTCGAGAAACGCTCGGGAAGAAGCGCGCTGAAGCTGCTGGAACACCAAAGATTTAGAGCGGGGTATGATTTCCTCCTGTTGCGCTGCGAATCGGGCGAACTCGACGAGTCGGTCGGTGCGTGGTGGACGGAGTTCATCGAAGGAGACGTCGCTGCGCGGGAGACATTGCTCACGCAAAGCGGGAAGGACCGGAGCCCCAGAAAACGACGGCGGCGCAGCAGTGGCGCGAGGAGCCGCAAACCGGGCGACGGAATGGAGGGCGGCACGCCAGCCGAACGCACAGCCACCGACGCGGGCCACGACGGTTCGCACGAAGACTGA
- a CDS encoding HAD family hydrolase gives MANLALFDLDHTLIPTDSDHEWGRFMVKQGMVDAENFARENDRFFADYKAGKLDIHAYLIAMLTPLAKYTRAQLADLHAQYMHEVIKPAIFPVALELVREHREAGDLCCVVTATNEFITRPIAQAFGVDALIACEAETVDGQPHSPYTGRPTGTPSYKEGKIIRTEAWLASLGKRWSDFEHSYFYSDSHNDIPLLEKVTDPIATNPDDTLRAHAQAKGWRILELFQPS, from the coding sequence ATGGCTAACCTCGCACTCTTCGACCTCGACCACACGCTCATCCCCACTGACAGCGACCACGAATGGGGCCGCTTCATGGTGAAACAAGGCATGGTCGACGCTGAAAACTTCGCCCGTGAAAACGACCGCTTTTTCGCCGACTACAAGGCCGGCAAGCTCGACATTCACGCTTATCTGATCGCCATGCTCACACCGCTCGCGAAGTACACGCGCGCGCAGCTTGCCGATCTTCACGCGCAGTACATGCATGAAGTGATCAAGCCGGCCATCTTCCCGGTCGCGCTGGAGCTGGTCCGGGAGCACCGTGAAGCCGGCGATCTCTGCTGCGTGGTCACCGCGACCAACGAGTTCATCACCCGCCCGATCGCTCAGGCGTTCGGCGTCGACGCGCTGATCGCCTGCGAAGCGGAAACCGTCGACGGCCAGCCGCATTCGCCGTACACCGGCCGCCCCACCGGCACGCCGAGCTACAAGGAAGGCAAGATCATCCGTACCGAGGCGTGGCTGGCTTCGCTCGGCAAGCGCTGGAGCGACTTCGAGCACAGCTATTTCTATAGCGACTCGCACAACGACATCCCGCTGCTCGAAAAGGTCACCGATCCGATCGCGACCAATCCCGACGACACATTGCGCGCCCACGCGCAGGCCAAAGGCTGGCGCATCCTCGAACTCTTTCAACCCTCGTGA